Proteins encoded within one genomic window of Xylophilus sp. GOD-11R:
- a CDS encoding response regulator transcription factor, producing MVSALDATVFIVDDDAGVRDALAWLLRSRRLLSDTFDSAEAFDQMLAQSGGNGGAAISALSHPCCLLLDVRMPGMSGLALFDTLVARGLHTVMPVIFLTGHGDVPTAVDAVRRGAYDFCEKPFSDNALVDRIERALQHSAEVLARRAEAQAVHKQLTELTDRERDVMRLVVEGLPNKLIADQLDISVRTVEVHRARVFDKMDVRSAVELANLLRSAEA from the coding sequence GTGGTTTCCGCATTGGATGCGACTGTTTTCATCGTCGACGATGACGCCGGGGTGCGCGATGCGCTGGCCTGGCTGCTGCGCTCGCGCCGCCTCCTGAGCGACACCTTCGATAGCGCCGAAGCCTTCGACCAGATGCTGGCGCAATCCGGCGGCAACGGCGGCGCGGCCATCTCGGCGCTCTCGCATCCGTGCTGCCTGCTGCTCGACGTGCGCATGCCCGGCATGAGCGGGCTGGCGCTGTTCGACACCCTGGTGGCGCGCGGCCTGCACACGGTCATGCCGGTGATCTTTCTGACCGGCCACGGCGACGTGCCCACCGCCGTCGACGCGGTACGGCGCGGTGCCTACGACTTCTGCGAAAAGCCGTTTTCCGACAACGCGCTGGTCGACCGTATCGAGCGGGCTCTGCAGCATTCGGCCGAGGTGCTGGCCCGCCGCGCCGAGGCGCAGGCGGTGCACAAACAGCTCACCGAGCTCACCGACCGCGAACGCGACGTGATGCGCCTGGTGGTCGAGGGACTGCCCAACAAGCTCATCGCCGACCAGCTCGACATCAGCGTGCGCACGGTGGAAGTGCACCGCGCCCGGGTGTTCGACAAGATGGACGTGCGCTCGGCCGTGGAGCTGGCCAACCTGCTGCGCAGCGCCGAAGCCTGA
- a CDS encoding two-component system sensor histidine kinase NtrB — protein MKLSSFTLPRVQPGVFFPAARPFAWRRWSLWPLLIGLVTVMLVTLVWLAGRYEASQVQSRIERDVGDAIADIRSGLARDLQSLQALQSASWTPGIASPPQAWNDAARQLLRERRELVRIESRDRSLRLLASIDSPYRAPPMPGDHERLSNAEESLTCATARRTGTPMYSPSYFMRRQDGLGFEVVELCVPVQRGLQPTGYLVATFALQEVLSELIGPQITRHQDVSFTEPDGTRLAARHGSSKRGTRLFSAHQLLDLPGTALVLRMDSWHGAPSVFPNVLTALVTFMSIALVSVLVLLSKDNRRRLQAEHDLAEALAFRKAMEDSLVTGLRARDLQGRITYVNPAFCKMVGFDADELLGHDGDLPYWPPERADENRRRQAHRLAGDAPPPPQEGVESTFMRRDGTRFPVLIIEAPLINAQGLHTGWMGAFLDLSEQRRSEELSRASAERLQATARLATVGEMASLLSHELNQPLAAISSYATGSLNLLAHDGSRGPAPDAGTLRDISMAMHRIGEQAERAGRVIRSVNDFVRRRDQSREAIAARALIDAVMPLIGLQARKLSVEVRIRVDAGLPPTQCDRTMVEQVLLNLARNGMQAMAQVAIPQRILEIGARLASADARGQWIEFRVCDRGPGIAPEVAAQLFTPFFTTKTEGMGLGLSLCRTVIEQHGGQLGHGPQPGAGTIFFFTLPTGKKG, from the coding sequence ATGAAGCTCAGCTCCTTCACGCTGCCCCGGGTGCAGCCCGGCGTGTTCTTTCCAGCGGCGCGGCCCTTCGCCTGGCGGCGCTGGTCGCTCTGGCCACTGCTGATCGGCCTGGTCACGGTGATGCTGGTCACGCTGGTCTGGCTGGCCGGGCGCTACGAGGCCAGCCAGGTGCAGAGCCGCATCGAGCGCGACGTGGGCGATGCCATCGCCGACATCCGCAGCGGCCTGGCGCGCGACCTGCAGAGCCTGCAGGCGCTGCAGTCGGCGTCGTGGACACCGGGCATCGCCTCGCCGCCGCAGGCCTGGAACGACGCCGCCCGCCAGCTGCTGCGCGAGCGGCGCGAACTGGTGCGCATCGAATCGCGCGACCGCTCGCTGCGCCTGCTCGCCAGCATCGACTCGCCCTATCGCGCGCCACCGATGCCCGGCGACCACGAACGCCTGAGCAATGCCGAAGAGTCGCTGACCTGCGCCACCGCCCGCCGCACCGGCACGCCCATGTATTCGCCGAGCTACTTCATGCGGCGCCAGGACGGGCTGGGCTTCGAGGTGGTCGAACTCTGCGTGCCGGTTCAGCGCGGGCTGCAGCCCACCGGCTACCTGGTGGCGACCTTCGCGCTGCAGGAAGTGCTCTCGGAGCTGATCGGCCCGCAGATCACCCGGCACCAGGACGTGTCTTTCACCGAGCCCGACGGCACCCGGCTGGCCGCGCGCCACGGCTCATCCAAGCGCGGCACCCGGTTGTTCTCGGCGCACCAGCTGCTCGACCTGCCCGGCACCGCGTTGGTGTTGCGCATGGACAGCTGGCACGGCGCGCCCAGCGTGTTTCCCAACGTACTCACCGCGCTGGTCACCTTCATGTCGATCGCGCTGGTGTCGGTGCTGGTGCTGCTGTCCAAGGACAACCGGCGCCGGCTGCAGGCCGAGCACGATCTGGCCGAGGCGCTGGCGTTTCGCAAGGCGATGGAGGATTCGCTGGTCACCGGCCTGCGCGCCCGCGACCTGCAGGGCCGCATCACCTACGTGAATCCGGCCTTCTGCAAGATGGTCGGCTTCGACGCCGACGAGCTGCTGGGCCACGACGGCGATCTGCCCTACTGGCCGCCCGAGCGGGCCGACGAGAACCGCCGCCGCCAGGCCCACCGGCTGGCCGGCGACGCACCGCCGCCGCCGCAGGAGGGCGTGGAATCGACCTTCATGCGGCGCGACGGCACGCGCTTCCCGGTGCTGATCATCGAGGCACCGCTGATCAACGCGCAGGGTCTGCACACCGGCTGGATGGGCGCGTTTCTCGACCTCAGCGAGCAGCGTCGCAGCGAGGAGCTGTCGCGCGCCAGCGCCGAGCGGCTGCAGGCCACCGCGCGGCTGGCGACGGTCGGCGAAATGGCATCGCTGCTCAGCCACGAACTCAACCAGCCGCTGGCGGCCATCTCCAGCTACGCCACCGGCTCGCTCAACCTGCTGGCGCACGACGGCAGCCGCGGCCCGGCGCCCGATGCCGGCACGCTGCGCGACATCTCCATGGCGATGCACCGCATCGGCGAGCAGGCCGAACGCGCCGGGCGGGTGATCCGCAGCGTCAACGACTTCGTGCGCCGCCGTGACCAGTCGCGCGAGGCCATCGCGGCGCGGGCGCTGATCGACGCGGTCATGCCGCTGATCGGCCTGCAGGCGCGCAAGCTGAGCGTGGAGGTGCGCATCCGCGTGGATGCCGGCCTGCCGCCCACGCAGTGCGACCGCACCATGGTCGAGCAGGTGCTGCTCAACCTCGCGCGCAACGGCATGCAGGCCATGGCGCAGGTGGCGATACCGCAGCGCATTCTGGAGATCGGCGCCCGGCTGGCGTCGGCCGACGCGCGCGGACAATGGATCGAGTTCCGCGTCTGCGACCGGGGGCCGGGCATCGCGCCGGAAGTCGCGGCCCAGCTCTTCACGCCCTTCTTCACCACCAAAACCGAAGGCATGGGCCTGGGCCTGAGCCTGTGCCGCACGGTCATCGAGCAGCACGGCGGCCAGCTCGGTCACGGGCCGCAGCCGGGCGCCGGCACCATCTTCTTCTTCACCCTGCCGACGGGCAAAAAAGGATAG